Proteins encoded together in one Bacteroides zoogleoformans window:
- a CDS encoding SusD/RagB family nutrient-binding outer membrane lipoprotein, producing MKRLSIITILAAILSFNSSCDDYLDVNKNIDAPDYVEGYLYLSGIIQNYQSLYYDIRAVGPLTQMMGTGGYTSFASNYYVQGSDAGAEVWRMVYWLQGMNLENLINQSIANEEWTMAGIGLAIKAFSWDRLTKYHGELPMKEAFVPNLLSHKYDSQEDIYAQVKEWAYKSIEYLEKEDTHNYGNKITDNDWIYKGDKSKWIKFAYSVIVHNLASLSNKKDFVSKYAPELIECSKKAFQSPDDDATVALDGKGESSAESVYNNFWGTYRGNLSRSYFQHEYAVQVMTGSIPKYDEQTGEKYRVENNDYYPYELADKQIICDTLKDVTGHYDPRMAVKLGTADDPTYKNIDNADSVKAYRYYGGSFTTNSGAIGAASTFYGRYGSSQYKGDVHDGKGRWLYRDDAPYILMTYAEIKFCVAEANYKMGNKDAALQAFKEGVKGDLYFCERYIYPGTPGQATGGDKITKEVFKKLATEYASGPYVEGMTTNELTLSHIMMQKWVALYPWGAHEAWVDMRKYHYDIKYTGEYPQLGNGWSETMIDQKWDTDESKVYKGFYLAPAQVQNRKGQYNTRNQGSPCYRVRPRYNSEYMWNAPSLDALRPISGRADNYHCSIPWFAYPGEMPTNL from the coding sequence ATGAAAAGATTATCAATCATAACAATCTTAGCGGCAATATTGTCATTTAATAGCAGTTGCGACGACTATCTGGATGTGAACAAAAACATCGATGCCCCCGACTATGTAGAAGGATACCTGTATCTGTCGGGAATCATTCAGAATTACCAAAGCCTCTATTACGACATACGCGCCGTAGGTCCACTCACACAGATGATGGGTACCGGTGGTTACACCAGTTTTGCAAGTAATTATTACGTTCAGGGATCGGATGCAGGAGCTGAAGTTTGGAGAATGGTGTATTGGCTGCAAGGCATGAACTTGGAAAATCTTATCAACCAATCGATAGCCAATGAAGAATGGACAATGGCAGGTATCGGTCTGGCCATTAAGGCTTTCAGTTGGGATAGACTGACAAAATACCACGGCGAACTCCCTATGAAAGAAGCCTTTGTTCCGAACTTGCTATCGCATAAATATGATAGTCAAGAAGATATTTATGCACAAGTAAAAGAATGGGCGTATAAATCCATTGAATATTTGGAAAAAGAAGATACCCATAATTATGGGAACAAAATCACTGACAACGATTGGATATACAAAGGCGACAAAAGTAAATGGATAAAGTTTGCTTACTCCGTTATAGTACACAACCTGGCTTCACTCTCCAACAAAAAAGATTTTGTCAGTAAATATGCGCCGGAACTAATAGAATGTTCAAAAAAAGCTTTTCAAAGTCCTGATGACGATGCAACCGTAGCCTTGGACGGGAAAGGAGAAAGCTCTGCGGAAAGTGTATATAATAACTTTTGGGGAACTTACAGAGGCAATCTCTCAAGGTCTTACTTCCAGCATGAATATGCTGTTCAGGTAATGACCGGAAGTATTCCTAAATACGATGAACAGACCGGAGAGAAGTATCGGGTAGAGAACAATGATTACTATCCATACGAGCTTGCCGATAAACAGATAATCTGCGATACACTGAAGGACGTGACCGGACACTATGACCCGCGTATGGCCGTAAAGTTAGGTACAGCCGACGACCCTACCTACAAGAACATTGACAACGCAGACAGTGTAAAAGCGTATCGGTATTACGGCGGTTCTTTTACCACAAACAGTGGAGCGATAGGAGCAGCATCCACTTTCTACGGACGTTATGGAAGTTCACAATACAAAGGAGACGTGCATGACGGGAAAGGCCGCTGGCTGTATCGCGACGATGCTCCATACATATTAATGACGTACGCCGAAATCAAATTCTGCGTGGCTGAAGCCAACTACAAGATGGGTAATAAAGATGCCGCATTGCAAGCTTTCAAAGAGGGGGTAAAAGGCGACTTGTACTTCTGCGAACGATATATATACCCCGGAACTCCCGGACAGGCAACAGGTGGTGATAAAATCACAAAAGAAGTATTCAAGAAGCTGGCTACGGAATATGCGAGCGGTCCTTATGTAGAAGGTATGACAACCAATGAACTGACCTTATCGCACATCATGATGCAAAAATGGGTGGCACTCTATCCTTGGGGGGCACACGAAGCATGGGTGGATATGCGCAAGTACCATTACGACATAAAGTACACGGGTGAATATCCCCAATTGGGGAACGGATGGTCTGAAACCATGATAGACCAAAAATGGGATACGGATGAATCGAAAGTATATAAAGGATTCTATCTGGCTCCGGCACAAGTACAGAATCGTAAAGGACAATATAACACCCGCAATCAAGGTTCACCTTGCTACAGAGTACGCCCGCGCTATAACTCGGAATATATGTGGAATGCTCCTTCGCTCGATGCCCTACGCCCCATCAGTGGAAGAGCGGACAACTACCATTGTTCCATTCCTTGGTTTGCATATCCGGGCGAAATGCCGACAAATCTATAA